The following coding sequences are from one Gemella haemolysans ATCC 10379 window:
- the thrB gene encoding homoserine kinase — protein MVSVRVPATSANVGCGFDSLGVALTLYTTFKFEKLDSGLEFVGFEERFSNKNNLVYQTLLTTLKKLNKEISGVRISIENDVPISRGLGSSSTCVVAGIYGAYLLTDTPIDKQEIFTIANEIEGHPDNVSPAIFGSLSSSCTTDSKEAVTVRYEVDERFNFLALIPNFETSTEEARKVMPKEIKLQDAIYSLSRIGSVIKAFETYDLELLNKVMGDKIHEPYRKEIIHEYHEVREICEKIDSSAFFISGSGSTLMNIVSDTNNIEKIKTELAKLKYNWQAILLKVDKEGTVVLN, from the coding sequence ATGGTAAGTGTTCGTGTACCTGCCACTTCAGCTAATGTTGGATGTGGATTTGATAGCCTTGGTGTTGCTTTGACACTTTACACTACTTTTAAATTCGAGAAATTAGACAGCGGTCTAGAATTCGTCGGATTTGAAGAACGTTTTTCAAATAAAAATAACCTAGTTTATCAAACATTACTAACTACACTAAAAAAATTAAACAAAGAAATTTCTGGTGTTAGAATATCTATCGAAAATGATGTACCAATTAGCCGTGGTTTAGGTAGTAGCTCTACATGTGTAGTTGCTGGAATTTATGGTGCATACTTATTAACTGATACACCCATTGATAAACAAGAAATCTTTACAATAGCTAACGAAATCGAAGGACACCCTGATAATGTTTCACCAGCTATTTTTGGAAGTCTAAGCTCATCTTGTACTACTGATAGTAAAGAAGCGGTAACTGTAAGATACGAAGTCGATGAAAGATTTAATTTCCTGGCATTAATTCCAAACTTCGAAACTTCTACTGAAGAAGCTAGAAAAGTAATGCCAAAAGAAATTAAACTTCAAGATGCAATCTACTCGTTATCACGTATCGGATCGGTTATTAAGGCATTTGAAACTTATGATTTAGAACTTCTTAATAAGGTTATGGGAGATAAAATCCATGAACCTTACAGAAAAGAAATAATACATGAATATCACGAAGTTAGAGAAATTTGTGAAAAAATTGATAGTTCAGCATTTTTCATTTCTGGAAGTGGTTCTACATTAATGAATATCGTTAGCGATACTAACAATATTGAAAAAATAAAAACTGAACTTGCTAAATTAAAATACAACTGGCAAGCAATTTTATTAAAAGTTGATAAAGAAGGAACAGTAGTTCTAAATTAA
- the thrC gene encoding threonine synthase: MIYESTRDINRKLNPSEAILQGLSEEGGLFVLRDLGKNKLNLEKLIGKSYYEVAEAVLRLFVDFSDEEIKKCVEEAYRGKFSHENITPLVGLKDSYVLELFNGPTSAFKDVGLSLLPQLTKTALTKVEDKNDILILTATSGDTGKAALEGFKDVDRTKIMVFYPNDGVSTVQKTQMQTQEGKNTKVCAIHGNFDDAQSGIKELFVDEEFKKELLSKNIKLSSANSINIGRLIPQVVYYVVSYLDLVNTNKIKLNDKVNFVVPTGNFGNILAGYYAEQIGLPVNKLICASNNNNVLYDFLTTGVYDKNRDFLKTVSPSMDILISSNLERLLYYISGCDNAYIAKLMKDLKETGRFEVTGEVLDKIKDKFQAGFADDEQTKETIKAIYEKDNYLLDTHTAVAYKVLLDNLDNEHASIVLSTASPYKFTESVYSSLFETQGEDEFTLMNKLHEQTKVVIPENLRDLDKKEIRHKDVINKEDMKKYILEKLGDL, from the coding sequence ATGATTTACGAAAGTACAAGAGATATTAATAGAAAATTAAATCCAAGCGAAGCAATCCTTCAAGGTTTAAGTGAAGAAGGTGGACTTTTCGTTTTAAGAGATTTAGGAAAAAATAAATTAAACTTGGAAAAACTAATCGGAAAAAGTTATTACGAAGTGGCTGAAGCTGTTCTAAGACTTTTTGTAGATTTTAGCGATGAAGAAATTAAAAAATGTGTAGAAGAAGCATATAGAGGTAAATTCTCTCATGAAAACATTACTCCTCTAGTAGGATTAAAAGATAGCTATGTTCTTGAATTATTCAACGGACCAACTAGTGCATTTAAAGACGTAGGCCTTTCACTTCTTCCACAACTTACAAAAACGGCACTTACAAAAGTAGAAGACAAAAATGATATTCTTATCTTAACAGCGACTAGTGGAGATACAGGTAAAGCTGCTCTAGAAGGTTTTAAAGATGTAGATAGAACAAAAATTATGGTTTTCTATCCTAACGATGGTGTAAGTACAGTACAAAAAACACAAATGCAAACTCAAGAAGGTAAGAATACAAAAGTTTGTGCGATTCATGGAAACTTTGACGATGCTCAAAGTGGGATTAAAGAACTATTCGTTGATGAAGAATTCAAAAAAGAATTACTTTCTAAAAACATTAAATTATCAAGTGCAAACTCAATCAATATCGGGCGTCTTATCCCTCAAGTAGTTTACTATGTTGTTTCTTACTTAGACTTAGTAAATACAAACAAAATTAAATTAAACGATAAAGTAAACTTTGTAGTACCTACTGGTAACTTCGGTAATATTTTAGCTGGTTACTACGCTGAACAAATCGGTTTACCTGTTAACAAATTAATCTGTGCAAGCAACAACAATAATGTACTTTATGATTTCTTAACAACTGGTGTATATGATAAGAACAGAGACTTCTTAAAAACAGTATCACCAAGTATGGACATCTTAATTTCTAGTAACTTAGAACGTCTACTTTACTACATCAGTGGTTGCGATAACGCATATATTGCTAAACTTATGAAAGACCTAAAAGAAACTGGTCGCTTTGAAGTTACTGGTGAAGTATTAGACAAGATAAAAGACAAGTTCCAAGCTGGATTTGCTGATGATGAACAAACTAAAGAAACTATTAAAGCTATCTATGAAAAAGATAACTACCTATTAGATACTCATACTGCCGTAGCTTACAAAGTTCTTCTTGATAATTTAGATAATGAGCATGCTAGTATTGTATTATCAACAGCATCTCCATATAAATTCACAGAAAGTGTTTACTCTTCTCTATTCGAAACACAAGGTGAAGATGAGTTTACTCTTATGAACAAACTTCATGAACAAACAAAAGTTGTTATCCCTGAGAATTTAAGAGATCTTGATAAAAAAGAAATTAGACATAAAGATGTAATTAATAAAGAAGATATGAAGAAATACATCTTAGAGAAACTAGGTGATTTATAA
- a CDS encoding homoserine dehydrogenase: protein MKIAILGYGTVGSGVYEIITNGKSLELEKIEVKSVFARSRDKMHLATDDINEIINDEEISVVVECLGGLNPAYDFIKRSIENGKHVVTANKAVAAKYLDEFVELAEKNNVKFIFEASVGGGIPWLVNLERTRRVDDVKRVYGIFNGTSNFILDNMYRNDQEFDSTLKAAQDLGYAEADPSADVDGGDVVNKIILSNALAFDIHVQPDFPTYSMRNITKNDIDYLKQYDLAVKYIGETNVEGGKYETSVMLSIFGKESQEAAVPLNNNIISLDGSFIGELKFYGQGAGKFPTGNAIVQDIVDINEGSTRIDVVIKNNLSYSEELTRRNYLVRSSVELSGELIESIEQYKGNFYVKTKEISLKQLTGLVDEVKEKDSSFVVAKFHK from the coding sequence ATGAAGATAGCGATTTTAGGATATGGAACTGTAGGTAGTGGAGTATACGAAATTATTACTAACGGTAAATCTTTAGAACTTGAAAAAATTGAAGTAAAGAGTGTCTTTGCTAGAAGCCGTGATAAAATGCACTTAGCTACTGATGATATTAATGAAATTATTAATGATGAAGAAATCTCAGTAGTTGTTGAATGTCTTGGGGGACTTAATCCTGCATATGATTTTATTAAAAGATCAATAGAGAATGGAAAACATGTTGTTACAGCTAATAAGGCTGTTGCTGCAAAATATTTAGACGAATTTGTTGAATTAGCTGAGAAAAATAATGTGAAGTTTATTTTTGAAGCTAGTGTAGGTGGAGGGATTCCTTGGCTTGTAAACTTAGAAAGAACTAGACGTGTCGATGATGTAAAACGTGTATATGGTATCTTCAATGGAACAAGTAACTTTATTCTTGATAATATGTATAGAAACGATCAAGAATTCGATTCTACATTAAAAGCAGCACAAGATTTAGGCTATGCTGAAGCTGACCCAAGTGCTGATGTAGATGGTGGAGATGTTGTGAATAAGATTATCTTAAGTAATGCACTTGCTTTTGATATTCATGTTCAACCTGATTTCCCTACATATTCTATGAGAAATATTACTAAAAATGATATTGACTACTTAAAGCAATATGATTTAGCTGTTAAATATATTGGAGAAACAAATGTAGAAGGTGGAAAGTATGAGACTTCTGTAATGCTTTCTATTTTTGGGAAAGAATCTCAAGAGGCCGCTGTTCCTCTAAATAATAATATTATTTCTTTAGATGGATCATTTATTGGAGAACTTAAGTTTTATGGACAAGGTGCTGGGAAATTTCCAACAGGGAATGCGATTGTTCAAGATATAGTAGATATTAATGAAGGTTCAACAAGAATTGATGTTGTAATTAAGAATAATTTATCTTATTCAGAAGAACTGACTAGAAGAAATTATTTAGTTCGTTCATCTGTAGAATTATCGGGTGAACTGATAGAGAGTATTGAGCAATATAAAGGCAACTTCTATGTAAAAACAAAAGAAATTTCATTAAAACAGCTTACTGGTTTAGTTGATGAAGTGAAAGAAAAAGATAGTAGTTTTGTTGTCGCTAAATTCCACAAATAA
- a CDS encoding aspartate kinase, whose product MVRVSKFGGSSVASAEQFKKVKNIVELDDARRFVVVSAVGKANKEDNKVTDLLYLCYAHTKYNINFDNIFKMIEDKFTAIKNELNLSFDIEGELAKLKAEISRGIDEEYLVSRGEYLTALLMAEYLGYHFVDAKDLIFYNYQGEIDFEKTQEAFDDIVKEYDRLLIPGFYGSRPNGEIKIMTRGGGDVSGAIVANIANASVYENWTDVSGILMADPRIIENPHEIKVISYTELRELSYMGASVLHEEAIFPVRDKDIPIQIRNTNDPTAEGTIISDNKHLDEKQIVTGIAGKKDFSIITIKKRHMANEVGLIGKALKIFEDFNVSIEHIPSGIDSFSVVVETGNVRSFIHELVAKIKAVLEADEVNVTHEISLIATVGEKMKNTKGLSGRLFKALGEAGVNIALISQTNDEINIIVGVHNDDYEKTINTIYSEFK is encoded by the coding sequence ATGGTTAGAGTATCAAAATTTGGCGGAAGTTCAGTAGCAAGTGCTGAGCAATTTAAAAAAGTAAAAAATATTGTGGAACTTGATGATGCACGTCGTTTTGTTGTAGTGAGTGCTGTAGGGAAAGCAAATAAAGAAGATAATAAGGTAACAGATTTATTATATTTATGTTATGCACATACTAAGTATAATATAAATTTTGATAATATTTTCAAAATGATTGAAGATAAATTTACAGCTATTAAAAATGAATTAAACTTAAGTTTTGATATAGAAGGAGAACTTGCTAAGTTAAAAGCAGAGATTAGTAGAGGAATCGATGAAGAATACTTAGTGAGTCGTGGAGAATATTTAACAGCTCTATTAATGGCTGAATATTTAGGATATCACTTTGTAGATGCTAAAGATTTAATTTTCTATAATTATCAAGGTGAGATTGATTTTGAGAAAACTCAAGAAGCTTTTGATGACATTGTAAAAGAATATGATCGTCTTCTTATTCCAGGATTCTATGGAAGTAGACCTAATGGGGAAATTAAGATTATGACTCGTGGTGGGGGAGATGTAAGTGGAGCTATAGTCGCGAATATTGCAAATGCTAGTGTTTATGAAAATTGGACAGATGTATCTGGAATTCTAATGGCAGATCCTCGAATTATTGAAAATCCACACGAAATTAAAGTAATTAGTTATACAGAACTTCGTGAACTTTCATATATGGGAGCAAGTGTACTTCATGAAGAAGCTATCTTCCCAGTACGTGATAAAGATATTCCAATTCAAATTCGAAATACTAATGATCCAACAGCAGAGGGAACTATTATTTCTGATAATAAACATCTTGATGAGAAACAAATTGTTACAGGTATTGCAGGGAAAAAAGATTTCTCTATTATTACAATTAAAAAACGTCACATGGCAAATGAAGTTGGCTTAATTGGGAAAGCACTTAAGATTTTTGAAGATTTTAATGTTAGTATTGAACATATTCCTAGTGGGATTGATTCATTCTCTGTAGTTGTAGAAACAGGTAATGTTAGATCATTTATTCATGAATTAGTTGCAAAAATTAAAGCAGTTCTTGAAGCAGATGAAGTGAATGTTACTCATGAGATTTCACTTATTGCTACAGTTGGAGAAAAAATGAAGAATACAAAAGGATTATCTGGCAGATTATTCAAAGCTTTAGGGGAAGCTGGGGTAAATATTGCATTGATTTCACAAACTAATGATGAAATTAATATTATTGTAGGTGTTCATAACGATGATTACGAAAAAACTATAAATACTATTTACTCAGAATTTAAGTAA
- a CDS encoding NAD(P)H-dependent oxidoreductase → MKILQIMCHPDYNGEHRVSNILAKIGEDKLIEKGFSSIEKINLYDPSVHIPVMDKFMFNYEGEKLTDKEQHDEIRQKEILNQWKSADAVFIYMPLHNFNVVSKFKDYVDNIVIVNETFKCEEESLIGLDNYNKQITFVITSGGEFDKHIQYTNLDFAVQYIRGIFSVIGIDKVKVLRVEGLDLAFNNKEQLVKRAIFDLKEWIEEFSHRNK, encoded by the coding sequence ATGAAAATTTTACAGATTATGTGTCATCCAGATTATAATGGAGAGCATAGAGTTTCTAATATCTTGGCGAAAATCGGCGAAGATAAATTAATCGAAAAAGGTTTCAGTAGTATTGAAAAGATTAATTTATATGATCCGAGTGTTCATATTCCAGTCATGGATAAGTTTATGTTCAATTATGAAGGAGAAAAATTAACAGATAAAGAACAACACGATGAAATTAGGCAAAAAGAGATTTTAAATCAATGGAAAAGTGCTGATGCTGTATTTATTTATATGCCGCTTCATAATTTTAATGTAGTATCAAAATTTAAAGACTATGTAGATAATATAGTTATAGTGAATGAAACATTTAAATGTGAAGAAGAATCTTTAATAGGTTTAGATAATTATAATAAACAAATAACCTTTGTCATAACAAGTGGTGGAGAATTTGATAAGCATATTCAATATACTAATCTGGACTTTGCAGTCCAATATATCAGAGGAATATTTAGCGTAATAGGAATAGATAAAGTAAAGGTTCTAAGAGTAGAAGGCTTAGATTTAGCATTTAATAATAAAGAACAGTTAGTTAAAAGAGCTATTTTTGATTTAAAAGAGTGGATAGAAGAATTTTCTCATAGAAATAAATAA
- a CDS encoding YigZ family protein, with protein sequence MAKKFITIKEDSYDEFVEKKSTFITHLIRINSEEEAREFIQKMKKKHYDATHVCSCYVFGDNNEITRANDDGEPSGTAGAPMLDILVKNEIKNVCATVIRYYGGTKLGTGGLVRAYGGGVINALKNATLVERKDAFEVRLELDYSLNGKIEYEIGKTNFIVNNLEYTDKIVYTIYVMQEDYDNFENWIANLTNGQFKILSSKEKQLEFDIK encoded by the coding sequence ATGGCGAAGAAATTTATTACAATTAAAGAAGATTCATACGATGAATTTGTAGAGAAAAAATCTACATTTATTACTCATCTTATAAGAATTAATAGCGAAGAAGAAGCTAGAGAATTTATTCAAAAAATGAAAAAGAAACATTACGATGCTACTCATGTCTGTTCTTGTTATGTATTTGGTGACAATAACGAAATTACTCGTGCTAACGATGATGGTGAACCAAGTGGGACTGCTGGAGCTCCGATGTTAGACATACTAGTAAAGAACGAAATTAAAAATGTCTGTGCCACAGTTATCAGGTACTACGGTGGAACTAAGCTAGGAACTGGTGGTTTAGTTAGAGCCTACGGTGGTGGTGTAATCAATGCGCTAAAAAATGCAACATTAGTAGAAAGAAAAGATGCATTTGAAGTTAGACTAGAGTTAGACTACAGCCTTAACGGTAAAATAGAGTATGAAATTGGAAAAACTAATTTTATCGTGAATAATTTAGAGTATACCGACAAAATCGTTTATACAATCTATGTAATGCAGGAAGATTATGATAACTTTGAAAATTGGATTGCTAACCTAACAAATGGGCAATTCAAAATTCTTTCATCTAAAGAAAAACAACTAGAATTTGATATTAAATAA
- a CDS encoding PadR family transcriptional regulator, whose product MEAQLKRGLLEICVLATLRNSESYGYKIIKDVSNVIPISESTLYPILKRLEANDCVTSYSVEHNSRLRKYYKITDVGLNKIQEFLIDWKVISNAHKYILGDEKHE is encoded by the coding sequence ATGGAAGCTCAATTAAAAAGAGGTTTATTGGAAATATGTGTTCTTGCTACTTTACGTAATTCTGAATCATATGGGTATAAAATTATAAAAGATGTTTCAAATGTAATTCCTATATCGGAATCAACGTTATATCCAATCTTAAAACGCTTGGAAGCAAACGATTGTGTTACCTCATATTCGGTAGAACATAATAGTAGACTAAGAAAATATTATAAAATTACAGATGTTGGTCTCAATAAAATTCAGGAATTTCTTATCGACTGGAAAGTAATAAGTAATGCACATAAATATATATTAGGAGATGAAAAACATGAATAA
- a CDS encoding DUF1700 domain-containing protein produces the protein MNKTQFCALLGNKLKPYLSPKEMYKTLNFFEEMIDDRIDEGLSEEEAVSQLGDINIIVDQILDEHNIGKKQTKLVWRFIPRKIPTELGFIITVLLFPAWITIFSLVASLFIVILSIIFSIALSIIAIFIGGILLILKSPLYLIYERNISYFLDTLGFGFVISGTGLIGIDWLIKIYKKSRQNGINIRTIFVKIFKKEVYINE, from the coding sequence ATGAATAAGACACAGTTTTGCGCTCTTTTGGGAAATAAATTAAAACCATATTTATCGCCAAAAGAGATGTATAAAACACTCAATTTTTTCGAAGAAATGATTGATGATCGTATTGATGAGGGCTTAAGTGAAGAAGAAGCTGTATCACAATTAGGGGATATTAATATCATCGTTGATCAAATTTTAGATGAACATAATATTGGGAAAAAACAAACAAAACTAGTATGGAGGTTTATCCCACGAAAAATCCCTACAGAGCTCGGCTTTATTATTACCGTATTATTATTTCCTGCTTGGATAACTATATTTTCTCTAGTCGCTAGTCTTTTTATAGTTATTCTATCTATAATATTTAGTATTGCACTTTCTATTATAGCTATTTTCATTGGTGGAATCTTATTAATATTAAAATCCCCATTATATCTTATTTACGAAAGAAATATTTCGTATTTCTTAGATACTTTAGGATTTGGATTTGTTATTTCAGGGACTGGTTTAATTGGTATTGACTGGTTGATAAAAATATATAAAAAATCACGTCAAAATGGTATAAACATCAGAACAATTTTTGTGAAGATTTTCAAAAAAGAGGTGTATATAAATGAATAA
- a CDS encoding DUF4097 family beta strand repeat-containing protein: MNKFIKISISFIIFGLVLIGLATYLNNGHVPRFSSNLEKKNYTVSINDVKNLDLDIIDSDVTIEENTASKNMEIEYYTALERKVNIEHIGNKLSIKENKNIVSINFNFFTEKRKLIIKIPKSSNIDINLVNKIGDYFIKNLDIKSLIINSELGDVYITNISASDADIKLATGNLNIDNLNGKNNSLKINVATGNVKLNNVNDLKDISIDNKTGDTDLSSSTIKDINITNELGNIKVSNLPSESSDNINLKTTTGNIILSNLTANNSIILKTTEGNIIAELSDEESNFTNSSNKKKQLFTSSNTGTVNVKFSNK, encoded by the coding sequence ATGAATAAATTTATAAAAATTTCTATTAGTTTTATAATTTTTGGACTAGTATTGATAGGATTAGCAACTTACTTAAATAATGGTCATGTACCTAGATTTTCTTCTAATTTAGAAAAAAAGAATTATACTGTCTCGATTAATGATGTTAAAAATTTAGATTTAGATATTATTGATTCTGATGTAACCATAGAAGAGAATACTGCTTCTAAAAATATGGAAATAGAATACTATACTGCTCTAGAACGTAAAGTTAATATAGAGCACATAGGAAATAAGTTATCTATAAAAGAAAATAAAAATATTGTGAGTATTAATTTTAATTTCTTTACTGAAAAAAGAAAACTTATTATAAAAATACCTAAATCTTCTAATATTGATATCAATTTAGTTAATAAAATAGGAGATTATTTTATCAAGAATCTAGATATTAAATCTCTTATAATTAATAGTGAACTAGGTGATGTATATATAACTAATATTTCAGCTTCAGATGCTGACATTAAATTAGCAACTGGAAATTTAAATATAGATAACTTAAATGGTAAAAATAATTCTCTGAAAATTAATGTTGCTACAGGAAATGTTAAATTAAATAATGTTAATGATTTAAAAGATATTAGTATTGATAATAAAACAGGAGATACAGATTTGTCATCATCAACAATAAAAGATATTAATATAACTAATGAACTAGGAAATATTAAGGTAAGTAATCTTCCTAGTGAAAGTTCAGATAATATTAACTTAAAAACAACTACTGGTAATATTATTTTAAGTAATCTTACTGCAAATAATTCTATTATTCTTAAGACAACAGAAGGTAATATTATAGCTGAATTAAGTGATGAAGAATCAAATTTTACAAATAGCTCAAATAAAAAGAAACAATTATTCACATCTTCAAATACTGGAACTGTAAATGTAAAATTTTCAAATAAATAA
- a CDS encoding LCP family protein: MTIFALLILGIGGFAAYTFFNFSSSAQKGYKNVDYLKEVDPNFKKFSVLILGIDMNDDRKAQGQTREDSRTDSMILATVNKDKKRMDMVSIPRDSLSLMREKDDEHNDSAYFYDKITHAHAYNDVKGTTNAVENLLHTPINFYVLINFKAFEQTVDAFGGIDLYVPFDMDEQNANGEENTVKLTKGWHTLNGEQALAFSRSRYYDSDIERGQRQLQAIHALIDKAKSLNALTKINDVINIVGDNVEHNLSTTQISSAIMMFINDNIEIVSHRIDGYDVTYNGVYYYYPRPLSLLYASSALRNNLDLPLPKATDLLNIYYQGHIAIGLKEYKIDNLRLPDTYQATDLTIMSQEDLLANLPGRLTKEDLKNDITVSNENRPDENSNTKNNANNSN; the protein is encoded by the coding sequence ATGACAATCTTTGCATTATTAATACTTGGAATCGGTGGTTTTGCCGCATATACGTTTTTCAACTTTTCTAGTTCAGCACAAAAAGGTTATAAGAATGTAGATTATTTAAAAGAAGTTGATCCTAACTTCAAAAAATTCTCAGTATTAATCCTGGGTATTGATATGAATGATGATCGAAAAGCACAAGGGCAAACACGTGAAGATAGTAGAACAGATTCAATGATCTTAGCTACTGTAAACAAGGATAAAAAACGTATGGATATGGTAAGTATCCCTCGTGATTCACTTAGCCTTATGAGAGAAAAAGACGATGAACATAATGATAGTGCTTATTTCTATGATAAAATCACTCATGCTCATGCTTATAATGATGTTAAAGGAACTACTAATGCAGTAGAAAACTTATTACATACACCAATTAACTTCTATGTATTAATAAACTTTAAAGCGTTTGAACAAACAGTTGATGCTTTTGGAGGAATTGACTTATATGTTCCATTTGATATGGATGAACAAAATGCTAATGGTGAAGAAAATACTGTTAAATTAACTAAAGGTTGGCATACACTGAACGGTGAACAAGCACTTGCGTTTTCACGTAGTAGATACTATGATAGTGATATAGAGCGTGGTCAACGCCAACTGCAAGCTATCCACGCTCTAATTGATAAAGCAAAAAGTCTAAATGCTTTAACTAAAATTAATGATGTAATTAATATCGTTGGAGACAATGTTGAACACAACTTGTCTACAACTCAAATTTCTTCAGCTATTATGATGTTTATCAATGATAATATCGAGATTGTATCGCATAGAATTGATGGTTACGATGTGACTTATAACGGAGTATATTACTACTATCCACGTCCATTGTCACTTCTATATGCTTCATCTGCTTTAAGAAACAATCTTGATTTACCACTTCCAAAAGCAACTGATCTATTAAATATATATTATCAAGGACATATTGCAATTGGACTTAAAGAATATAAAATAGATAATCTTCGCTTACCAGATACATATCAAGCTACTGATCTTACAATAATGTCTCAAGAAGACTTACTAGCAAATCTTCCAGGAAGACTTACTAAAGAGGATTTGAAAAATGATATTACCGTAAGCAATGAAAATAGACCTGATGAAAATAGTAATACTAAAAACAATGCTAACAACAGCAATTAA
- the mutM gene encoding bifunctional DNA-formamidopyrimidine glycosylase/DNA-(apurinic or apyrimidinic site) lyase, whose product MPELPEVENIKFGLEEVVINKKIINITYSKVVEDSHKVGKMAIVKQKLSAFSDSVKGKEIEKLSRRGKYLYFTLNEGYIITHFGMTGAFFLVKDIAEITNKNYYKHQHVIFELSTGEKLVYSDIRRFGELRYIDDITKFKPFINLAPEPFDKKAKKYFLSKLEENKYREQSIKALLLEGNVFCGCGNIYDCEVLYRQKIHPLTKASELSKKKKESLFKELIDILDFAIKEGGSTISDYVHADGGEGNMQNFHQIYGKKVCPLGHEVENVTIKGRSSHFCPICQKK is encoded by the coding sequence ATGCCAGAATTACCAGAGGTTGAGAATATAAAATTTGGACTTGAAGAAGTAGTAATAAATAAGAAAATTATTAATATAACATATTCTAAGGTTGTTGAAGATAGTCATAAAGTAGGAAAAATGGCTATTGTTAAACAAAAACTTAGCGCTTTTTCAGATAGTGTGAAAGGTAAAGAGATTGAAAAGTTATCACGTAGAGGAAAGTATTTATATTTCACATTAAATGAAGGATATATTATTACTCACTTTGGAATGACAGGGGCATTCTTTTTGGTTAAGGATATAGCTGAGATTACCAACAAAAATTATTATAAACATCAACATGTAATCTTTGAATTATCTACTGGAGAAAAATTAGTCTATAGTGATATTAGAAGATTTGGGGAACTTAGGTATATTGATGATATAACGAAATTTAAACCATTCATAAATCTTGCTCCAGAACCATTTGATAAAAAGGCAAAAAAATATTTCTTAAGTAAATTGGAAGAAAATAAATACAGGGAGCAATCTATAAAAGCACTACTCTTAGAAGGAAATGTATTTTGTGGTTGTGGTAATATCTATGATTGTGAGGTATTATACCGTCAAAAGATTCATCCTTTGACAAAAGCAAGTGAACTTTCTAAAAAGAAGAAGGAAAGTTTATTTAAAGAATTGATTGATATTTTGGATTTTGCAATTAAAGAAGGTGGTTCTACTATTTCTGATTATGTTCACGCTGATGGTGGAGAAGGGAATATGCAAAATTTTCATCAAATATATGGGAAAAAAGTTTGTCCTCTAGGTCATGAGGTGGAAAATGTAACAATAAAAGGACGCTCGAGTCACTTTTGTCCTATTTGTCAAAAAAAATAA